In Macadamia integrifolia cultivar HAES 741 chromosome 5, SCU_Mint_v3, whole genome shotgun sequence, a single window of DNA contains:
- the LOC122077841 gene encoding epimerase family protein SDR39U1 homolog, chloroplastic isoform X3 yields MELRASTFSWSNSILTSFHISQPVSMCRTKKFTVLCLDTDKNDDGFNKSQKENQMVVSITGATGFVGRRLVQRLHADNHRVRVLTRSRSKAQSIFPVRDFPGIVIAEEPEWRDCIQGSYAVVNLAGMPISTRWSSEIKKEIMQSRISITSKVVDIINGSQDVVQPAVLVSATAVGYYGTSETQVFDEQSPSGNDYLAQVCREWESRALKVNKEVRLTLIRIGVVLGKDGGALAKMIPLFMVFAGGPLGSGKQWFSWIHLDDIVNLIYEALSNPSYKGVINGTAPNPVRLAELCEQLGHIMGRPSWLPVPDFALKAVLGEGASVVLEGQRVLPQRAKELGYSFKYPFVKDALKAILSSES; encoded by the exons ATGGAGTTACGTGCATCTACTTTCTCTTGGTCGAACTCTATACTTACATCGTTTCACATTTCGCAACCCGTATCT ATGTGTCGGACCAAGAAATTTACTGTTCTGTGTCTCGACACCGACAAAAACGACGATGGCTTCAACAAATCTCAGAAG GAAAATCAGATGGTTGTATCAATAACAGGGGCTACGGGTTTTGTAGGTAGAAGATTGGTCCAAAGGCTGCATGCAG ATAATCATCGTGTTCGTGTTTTGACACGTTCTAGATCAAAAGCACAATCGATTTTTCCTG TGAGGGACTTTCCAGGAATTGTAATTGCAGAGGAACCTGAGTGGAGAGATTGCATTCAGGGGTCATATGCTGTTGTTAATTTGGCTGGAATGCCTATAAGTACAAGATGGTCTTCTGAG ATCAAGAAAGAGATCATGCAAAGCAGGATAAGCATTACCTCCAAG GTAGTGGATATAATAAATGGCTCACAAGATGTTGTCCAGCCTGCAGTTTTGGTCAGTGCAACAGCCGTTGGTTATTATG GCACTAGTGAAACTCAAGTATTTGATGAGCAAAGTCCATCTGGAAACGACTACCTGGCTCAG GTCTGTAGAGAATGGGAATCAAGGGCACTCAAAGTGAATAAAGAAGTTAGATTGACACTCATTCGCATAGGTGTAGTTCTTGGAAAAGATGGTGGTGCTTTGG CGAAAATGATCCCTCTTTTCATGGTGTTTGCTGGTGGACCTCTGGGCAGTGGAAAACAATG GTTTTCTTGGATTCATTTGGATGACATAGTGAACCTAATTTATGAAGCTTTATCAAACCCATCTTATAAAG GAGTTATCAATGGAACAGCACCAAATCCAGTTCGACTGGCAGAGCTGTGTGAGCAGTTGGGGCACATCATGGGCCGGCCCTCATGGTTGCCTGTTCCAGATTTTGCTCTCAAAGCAGTTCTTGGTGAAGGTGCCTCTGTT GTTTTGGAAGGGCAAAGGGTACTTCCACAGAGAGCTAAAGAGCTGGGTTACTCTTTCAAATACCCCTTCGTAAAAGATGCACTGAAGGCCATTCTTTCATCGGAGAGCTGA
- the LOC122078526 gene encoding NADH dehydrogenase [ubiquinone] 1 beta subcomplex subunit 9-like, translated as MSTSYLARRAAQKERVRILYRRALKDTLNWAVHRHLFYQDACDMREKFEANRHVEDLDTIDRLIADAEATHNKFRHPDPYIVPWAPGGSKFTRNPTPPSGIEIIYDYGHEDNVGNQASFSAPH; from the exons ATGAGCACTTCATACCTAGCGAGGAGGGCTGCTCAGAAGGAGCGTGTGAGGATCCTCTACAGAAGGGCTTTGAAGGACACTCTCAACTGGGCTGTTCATCGCCATCTATTCTATCAAGAT GCATGCGACATGAGGGAGAAGTTTGAGGCCAACAGACATGTG GAAGATCTTGATACAATTGACAGATTGATTGCTGATGCTGAAGCAACTCATAACAAGTTTAGACACCCTGATCCTTACATTG TTCCATGGGCTCCTGGCGGTTCAAAGTTTACACGAAACCCAACACCGCCTTCTGGG ATTGAGATAATTTATGACTATGGGCATGAAGATAATGTCGGAAACCAAGCATCCTTTTCTGCGCCACACTAA
- the LOC122077841 gene encoding epimerase family protein SDR39U1 homolog, chloroplastic isoform X2 yields MELRASTFSWSNSILTSFHISQPVSMCRTKKFTVLCLDTDKNDDGFNKSQKENQMVVSITGATGFVGRRLVQRLHADNHRVRVLTRSRSKAQSIFPGKKFLCLLCGTCLVRDFPGIVIAEEPEWRDCIQGSYAVVNLAGMPISTRWSSEIKKEIMQSRISITSKVVDIINGSQDVVQPAVLVSATAVGYYGTSETQVFDEQSPSGNDYLAQVCREWESRALKVNKEVRLTLIRIGVVLGKDGGALAKMIPLFMVFAGGPLGSGKQWFSWIHLDDIVNLIYEALSNPSYKGVINGTAPNPVRLAELCEQLGHIMGRPSWLPVPDFALKAVLGEGASVCRFWKGKGYFHRELKSWVTLSNTPS; encoded by the exons ATGGAGTTACGTGCATCTACTTTCTCTTGGTCGAACTCTATACTTACATCGTTTCACATTTCGCAACCCGTATCT ATGTGTCGGACCAAGAAATTTACTGTTCTGTGTCTCGACACCGACAAAAACGACGATGGCTTCAACAAATCTCAGAAG GAAAATCAGATGGTTGTATCAATAACAGGGGCTACGGGTTTTGTAGGTAGAAGATTGGTCCAAAGGCTGCATGCAG ATAATCATCGTGTTCGTGTTTTGACACGTTCTAGATCAAAAGCACAATCGATTTTTCCTGGTAAGAAG TTCCTTTGTCTGCTTTGTGGTACCTGTTTAGTGAGGGACTTTCCAGGAATTGTAATTGCAGAGGAACCTGAGTGGAGAGATTGCATTCAGGGGTCATATGCTGTTGTTAATTTGGCTGGAATGCCTATAAGTACAAGATGGTCTTCTGAG ATCAAGAAAGAGATCATGCAAAGCAGGATAAGCATTACCTCCAAG GTAGTGGATATAATAAATGGCTCACAAGATGTTGTCCAGCCTGCAGTTTTGGTCAGTGCAACAGCCGTTGGTTATTATG GCACTAGTGAAACTCAAGTATTTGATGAGCAAAGTCCATCTGGAAACGACTACCTGGCTCAG GTCTGTAGAGAATGGGAATCAAGGGCACTCAAAGTGAATAAAGAAGTTAGATTGACACTCATTCGCATAGGTGTAGTTCTTGGAAAAGATGGTGGTGCTTTGG CGAAAATGATCCCTCTTTTCATGGTGTTTGCTGGTGGACCTCTGGGCAGTGGAAAACAATG GTTTTCTTGGATTCATTTGGATGACATAGTGAACCTAATTTATGAAGCTTTATCAAACCCATCTTATAAAG GAGTTATCAATGGAACAGCACCAAATCCAGTTCGACTGGCAGAGCTGTGTGAGCAGTTGGGGCACATCATGGGCCGGCCCTCATGGTTGCCTGTTCCAGATTTTGCTCTCAAAGCAGTTCTTGGTGAAGGTGCCTCTGTT TGTAGGTTTTGGAAGGGCAAAGGGTACTTCCACAGAGAGCTAAAGAGCTGGGTTACTCTTTCAAATACCCCTTCGTAA
- the LOC122077841 gene encoding epimerase family protein SDR39U1 homolog, chloroplastic isoform X1: MELRASTFSWSNSILTSFHISQPVSMCRTKKFTVLCLDTDKNDDGFNKSQKENQMVVSITGATGFVGRRLVQRLHADNHRVRVLTRSRSKAQSIFPGKKFLCLLCGTCLVRDFPGIVIAEEPEWRDCIQGSYAVVNLAGMPISTRWSSEIKKEIMQSRISITSKVVDIINGSQDVVQPAVLVSATAVGYYGTSETQVFDEQSPSGNDYLAQVCREWESRALKVNKEVRLTLIRIGVVLGKDGGALAKMIPLFMVFAGGPLGSGKQWFSWIHLDDIVNLIYEALSNPSYKGVINGTAPNPVRLAELCEQLGHIMGRPSWLPVPDFALKAVLGEGASVVLEGQRVLPQRAKELGYSFKYPFVKDALKAILSSES, encoded by the exons ATGGAGTTACGTGCATCTACTTTCTCTTGGTCGAACTCTATACTTACATCGTTTCACATTTCGCAACCCGTATCT ATGTGTCGGACCAAGAAATTTACTGTTCTGTGTCTCGACACCGACAAAAACGACGATGGCTTCAACAAATCTCAGAAG GAAAATCAGATGGTTGTATCAATAACAGGGGCTACGGGTTTTGTAGGTAGAAGATTGGTCCAAAGGCTGCATGCAG ATAATCATCGTGTTCGTGTTTTGACACGTTCTAGATCAAAAGCACAATCGATTTTTCCTGGTAAGAAG TTCCTTTGTCTGCTTTGTGGTACCTGTTTAGTGAGGGACTTTCCAGGAATTGTAATTGCAGAGGAACCTGAGTGGAGAGATTGCATTCAGGGGTCATATGCTGTTGTTAATTTGGCTGGAATGCCTATAAGTACAAGATGGTCTTCTGAG ATCAAGAAAGAGATCATGCAAAGCAGGATAAGCATTACCTCCAAG GTAGTGGATATAATAAATGGCTCACAAGATGTTGTCCAGCCTGCAGTTTTGGTCAGTGCAACAGCCGTTGGTTATTATG GCACTAGTGAAACTCAAGTATTTGATGAGCAAAGTCCATCTGGAAACGACTACCTGGCTCAG GTCTGTAGAGAATGGGAATCAAGGGCACTCAAAGTGAATAAAGAAGTTAGATTGACACTCATTCGCATAGGTGTAGTTCTTGGAAAAGATGGTGGTGCTTTGG CGAAAATGATCCCTCTTTTCATGGTGTTTGCTGGTGGACCTCTGGGCAGTGGAAAACAATG GTTTTCTTGGATTCATTTGGATGACATAGTGAACCTAATTTATGAAGCTTTATCAAACCCATCTTATAAAG GAGTTATCAATGGAACAGCACCAAATCCAGTTCGACTGGCAGAGCTGTGTGAGCAGTTGGGGCACATCATGGGCCGGCCCTCATGGTTGCCTGTTCCAGATTTTGCTCTCAAAGCAGTTCTTGGTGAAGGTGCCTCTGTT GTTTTGGAAGGGCAAAGGGTACTTCCACAGAGAGCTAAAGAGCTGGGTTACTCTTTCAAATACCCCTTCGTAAAAGATGCACTGAAGGCCATTCTTTCATCGGAGAGCTGA